Within the Butyrivibrio sp. AE3004 genome, the region TGGAAATTTATAAGATACTTTTTACTTGATGAATATCAGTACAGTATTGATTGGGGATTTCCTGTAAACAAAACTGCTTTTAATCAATTGATGGAAAAATCCCAAAACGAAAAGTTTTATATCGATGAGAACGGAAAAAAGATAACAACAAGCAGTAAAACGGTAATAGGCGATAAAGAGATTTATATTACACATCTATCAAGATCAGAAGCAGAAGAATTTAAAGACTTTATCTGTGGAATTGATAAATTAAGACATCAGGATGTTGAACTGATAGGAATTATTAGTGAATCCGCAAAGTCATATTTTAACGGTGAAATAATAGCAGAAAAAGCCTCTACCCAGATTCAGAACAGGGTAGAAAACTATCTTAATAATGAATAAATAAAAGCCCTGTATAAATATATGAATTTTCACTATCACTGCAAAATATGCATGATAAGAATCTGAATATATTTGTACAGGGTTTTTGATTATAGATAGTTATTATCAAGTTTAACAGAGCATTTATCAAAAGTTTGAATTATACATAATCAATATGATCCCATATCATGGAAAAGATCATAAGAATCTTGAAGGTGCTGCCTTATATTTGCAAAATCTTTATTAGCAACTGCGGTGTAAAGAGTATCTACGAGGAAAAGCTGAGCAAATCTTGAACTGGTAACACCACTCTTTTTATCAATTTCGGGAGATGTTGTAAATAAAACATGTTTACATCCCTGAGCAAGAGGACTGTTGCCAAGCTTTGTAATCGCAATTGTCTCTGAATTTCTGTCATTTGCGATTTTTAATATCTGCATTATTTCCTCTGTTCTGCCTGAATCACATAAGAATATTGCCACATCATCTTCCTGAAGCTGAGCAGCATTCATAAGACTGTTATGAAAATCCTGATTGTATGTAACATTGTAAGAAAGCCTCTGAAATTTGGTAAAAAGATCAAATGCTGCAAGTGAGCTGCTACCAACACCAAATATTCTTA harbors:
- a CDS encoding MurR/RpiR family transcriptional regulator, with protein sequence MSLLEERIKSVYPNLTREEKKAADYCLKNDSSIYNNTVAELAEASGTTQATWSRFSKSLGYSGLKGLKREIFSDAKKAEKASPHIEFKDINQYTSMQAIADNICATSSQAIQTTYRLFDTQSFEGAVDAIVSARMIRIFGVGSSSLAAFDLFTKFQRLSYNVTYNQDFHNSLMNAAQLQEDDVAIFLCDSGRTEEIMQILKIANDRNSETIAITKLGNSPLAQGCKHVLFTTSPEIDKKSGVTSSRFAQLFLVDTLYTAVANKDFANIRQHLQDSYDLFHDMGSY